In Pseudonocardia sp. C8, one genomic interval encodes:
- a CDS encoding L-lactate permease: MDNLGVLSLLALAPILVVAILLVGLRWPAKYAMPLGFVAAALIGALVWGMDTTTIVAASVEGMLIAIGLLYIIFGALLLLQTLTQSGALATIRAGFTSISPDRRIQAIIIGWLFGSFIEGASGFGTPAAVVAPLLLALGFPALAAVLVGMVIQSTPVSFGAAGTPVLTGLGQGLAGSGEVEARIGGLGLDAAGYLSTIGVEVALLHAVAGTLIPLFLVCLLTRFFGENRSFAEGLAVAPFALYAAFAMTVPYVLVAALLGPEFPALLGGLIGLALVMFTSSRGFLMPQQIWDFPPRERWLDRWTGTLEADTSVAGARMSILLAWSPYVVVALVLVLTRTVEPLKDWLSDVTVGPSDILGTGISEELQPLYSPGAVFLLVCLVTYVLHRMGGRQIATAWKVSAGQLAGAAVALLFAVPLVRILINSGPDHNDTGLASMPLTLAEGAAAISGPAWPILGPWIGALGAFVAGSNTISNLTFALFQFATAENIGVDPETVVAAQAVGGAAGNMITVHNVVAASATVGLLGREGDVIRMTIVPMTYYCLLTGGLAFVLIYGVGFNLGTVLLLLVLVTLAAIVVGLTRSSGRLPAERS, translated from the coding sequence GCGATGCCGCTCGGGTTCGTCGCCGCCGCACTGATCGGCGCGCTGGTGTGGGGGATGGACACCACGACGATCGTCGCGGCATCGGTCGAGGGCATGCTCATCGCGATCGGCCTGCTGTACATCATCTTCGGCGCGTTGTTGCTGCTGCAGACGCTCACCCAGAGCGGCGCGCTGGCCACCATCCGCGCCGGGTTCACCAGCATCAGCCCGGACCGGCGGATTCAGGCGATCATCATCGGCTGGCTGTTCGGGTCGTTCATCGAGGGCGCGTCCGGGTTCGGCACGCCGGCCGCCGTCGTCGCCCCGCTGCTGCTCGCGCTGGGCTTCCCGGCGCTCGCGGCAGTGCTGGTCGGCATGGTCATCCAGTCCACCCCGGTGAGTTTCGGTGCCGCCGGGACCCCGGTGCTGACCGGGCTCGGGCAGGGTCTGGCCGGCTCCGGCGAGGTCGAGGCACGGATCGGGGGGCTCGGGCTGGACGCCGCGGGTTACCTCTCGACGATCGGCGTCGAGGTCGCGCTGCTGCACGCCGTCGCCGGAACGCTGATCCCGCTGTTCCTGGTCTGCCTGCTCACCCGCTTCTTCGGTGAGAACCGCAGCTTTGCCGAGGGGCTGGCCGTCGCGCCGTTCGCGCTCTACGCGGCGTTCGCCATGACGGTGCCCTACGTCCTGGTGGCGGCGCTGCTCGGTCCGGAGTTCCCGGCGCTGCTCGGCGGCCTGATCGGCCTCGCACTGGTGATGTTCACCTCCAGCCGCGGTTTCCTGATGCCGCAGCAGATCTGGGACTTCCCCCCACGCGAGCGCTGGCTGGATCGCTGGACCGGCACCCTCGAGGCGGACACGAGCGTCGCCGGCGCGCGGATGAGCATCTTGCTGGCCTGGTCGCCGTACGTCGTCGTCGCGCTGGTCCTGGTGCTCACCCGGACCGTGGAGCCGCTGAAGGACTGGCTGTCCGACGTGACCGTGGGGCCGAGCGACATCCTCGGGACCGGGATCTCCGAGGAGCTGCAGCCGCTCTACTCGCCGGGCGCGGTCTTCCTGCTGGTCTGCCTGGTGACCTACGTCCTGCACCGGATGGGCGGGCGGCAGATCGCGACCGCGTGGAAGGTCTCCGCAGGCCAGCTCGCCGGAGCCGCGGTGGCCCTCCTGTTCGCGGTCCCGCTGGTCCGGATCCTGATCAACTCGGGACCGGACCACAACGACACCGGGCTGGCGTCGATGCCGCTGACCCTCGCCGAGGGGGCCGCGGCGATCAGTGGGCCGGCGTGGCCGATCCTCGGACCGTGGATCGGGGCGCTGGGCGCGTTCGTCGCCGGATCGAACACGATCTCCAACCTGACGTTCGCGCTGTTCCAGTTCGCCACGGCGGAGAACATCGGGGTCGATCCGGAGACGGTGGTTGCCGCCCAGGCCGTCGGCGGCGCGGCCGGCAACATGATCACCGTGCACAACGTCGTCGCCGCGTCCGCCACGGTCGGCCTGCTCGGCAGGGAGGGCGACGTCATCCGGATGACGATCGTTCCGATGACGTACTACTGCCTGCTCACCGGTGGGCTCGCGTTCGTGCTGATCTACGGCGTCGGCTTCAACCTCGGGACGGTGCTGCTGCTCCTGGTGCTCGTCACGCTCGCCGCGATCGTGGTCGGGCTCACGAGGTCCTCCGGGCGACTGCCGGCCGAACGGTCCTGA
- a CDS encoding (Fe-S)-binding protein — MTTPAGSAESKIPQQAPSAFDGVHPPQRELLDDCVHCGFCLPTCPTYTLWGEEMDSPRGRILLMDLAEKGDISLDGPFTEHIDNCLGCMACVTSCPSGVQYDKLLEAVRPQIERNVPRSRADALFRDAIFALFPYKRRLRVAALPGALYQKLRTVPAIRALAGKLPGRLAAMESLLPPVSVREAFARLPVHTPAVGPRRARVALLTGCVQDVFFHRVNEATVRVLAAEGCDVLVPRDQQCCGALEVHAGREESALDRARRTIARFENLGVDAIVTNVAGCGSSMKDYGHLLADDPEWAERARAFSAACRDVHEVLAELYGRPESEDGGPRAPRTPVRGRVAYHDACHLGHAQGVRDEPREVLRSIPELELVDIAEAALCCGSAGIYNMIKPEAAAELGERKAGKIREARPDVVVTANPGCLLQIGKYLPDGGFRDIPLLHPVQVLDASIRGAAVPHR, encoded by the coding sequence GTGACCACTCCCGCCGGCTCCGCCGAATCGAAGATCCCGCAGCAGGCACCGAGCGCGTTCGACGGCGTCCACCCGCCGCAGCGCGAACTGCTCGACGACTGCGTGCACTGCGGCTTCTGCCTGCCCACCTGCCCGACCTACACGCTGTGGGGCGAGGAGATGGACTCCCCGCGCGGCCGGATCCTGCTGATGGACCTGGCCGAGAAGGGGGACATCTCCCTGGACGGCCCGTTCACCGAGCACATCGACAACTGCCTGGGCTGCATGGCCTGCGTGACGTCGTGCCCGTCCGGGGTGCAGTACGACAAGCTGCTGGAAGCCGTCCGCCCGCAGATCGAGCGGAACGTGCCCCGGTCCCGGGCGGACGCCCTGTTCCGGGACGCGATCTTCGCGCTGTTCCCCTACAAGCGCAGGCTGCGGGTCGCCGCGCTGCCCGGCGCCCTGTACCAGAAGCTGCGGACCGTCCCGGCGATCCGCGCGCTCGCCGGGAAGCTTCCCGGGCGGCTGGCCGCGATGGAGTCGCTGCTGCCGCCGGTGTCGGTGCGCGAGGCGTTCGCGCGGCTCCCGGTGCACACCCCGGCCGTCGGGCCGCGGCGGGCCCGGGTCGCGCTGCTCACCGGCTGCGTGCAGGACGTGTTCTTCCACCGGGTCAACGAGGCGACCGTGCGGGTGCTCGCCGCCGAGGGCTGTGACGTGCTCGTGCCCCGCGACCAGCAGTGCTGCGGTGCGCTGGAGGTGCACGCCGGGCGGGAGGAGTCCGCGCTGGACCGGGCCCGGCGCACCATCGCCCGCTTCGAGAACCTCGGCGTCGACGCGATCGTCACCAACGTCGCGGGCTGCGGGTCGTCCATGAAGGACTACGGCCACCTGCTCGCCGACGACCCGGAGTGGGCCGAGCGGGCCCGCGCGTTCTCCGCCGCCTGCCGCGACGTGCACGAGGTGCTCGCCGAGCTCTACGGGCGGCCCGAGTCCGAGGACGGCGGCCCGCGGGCGCCCCGCACGCCCGTCCGCGGGCGGGTCGCCTACCACGACGCCTGCCACCTCGGGCACGCCCAGGGCGTCCGGGACGAGCCGCGGGAGGTGCTGCGCAGCATCCCGGAGCTCGAGCTCGTCGACATCGCCGAGGCGGCGCTGTGCTGCGGTTCGGCCGGCATCTACAACATGATCAAGCCGGAGGCCGCGGCGGAGCTCGGCGAGCGGAAGGCCGGGAAGATCCGGGAGGCGCGCCCGGACGTCGTCGTCACGGCCAACCCGGGCTGCCTGCTGCAGATCGGGAAGTACCTGCCCGACGGCGGTTTCCGCGACATCCCGCTGCTGCACCCGGTGCAGGTGCTGGACGCCTCCATCCGGGGTGCGGCGGTCCCGCACCGGTAG
- a CDS encoding FAD-binding oxidoreductase codes for MTRAAPTTLRPTTPKEVRDAVLDTPGRLAITGAGTARHWAGRPAGVDATLDLSGLSGVIAHNPGDMTVSVHAGTPLRALQDELAAHGQRLALDAARVARGATVGGLVATADAGPSALVYGGMRDLVIGATTVLADGTMVRSGGHVIKNVAGYDVAKLMHGSYGTFGPLVEVVLRLHPAPRATTCVAVDGPVDRAAEHVLRLMASPLEPIAVEWLSGEPGRLLVRLEGGERTLPARVARLVELLGDGAREVDGAAAWDAHAALTAGSGAAPDAAVVRIGCAPRTLAPLIGRLPATAVTAGLATGVATVTVPATAVPEVHDTVAAAGGTSVLRDRPASAEVPAWGPAPSSLALLRAVKTRLDPDARFAPGRFDPWM; via the coding sequence ATGACCCGCGCCGCCCCCACCACCCTGCGCCCGACGACACCGAAGGAGGTCCGCGACGCCGTCCTGGACACCCCCGGCCGGCTCGCGATCACCGGTGCCGGCACCGCCCGGCACTGGGCGGGCCGCCCGGCCGGGGTCGACGCCACCCTCGACCTGTCCGGCCTGTCCGGGGTGATCGCCCACAACCCCGGGGACATGACGGTGTCGGTGCACGCCGGCACCCCGCTGCGCGCGCTGCAGGACGAGCTCGCCGCCCACGGCCAGCGGCTCGCCCTCGACGCGGCCCGGGTCGCCCGCGGCGCCACCGTCGGTGGTCTCGTCGCGACGGCCGACGCCGGCCCCTCCGCACTGGTCTACGGCGGCATGCGGGACCTGGTGATCGGCGCGACGACCGTGCTCGCCGACGGCACGATGGTCCGCAGCGGTGGCCACGTGATCAAGAACGTGGCGGGGTACGACGTGGCCAAGCTGATGCACGGCTCCTACGGCACGTTCGGCCCGCTGGTGGAGGTCGTGCTGCGGCTGCACCCGGCGCCGAGGGCGACCACCTGCGTCGCCGTCGACGGGCCGGTGGACCGGGCCGCGGAGCACGTGCTGCGGCTGATGGCGAGCCCGCTGGAACCGATCGCGGTCGAGTGGCTCTCCGGCGAGCCCGGGCGCCTGCTGGTCCGGCTGGAGGGCGGCGAGCGGACCCTCCCCGCCCGGGTGGCGCGGCTGGTCGAGCTGCTCGGCGACGGCGCCCGCGAGGTGGACGGCGCCGCCGCCTGGGACGCGCACGCGGCACTGACCGCCGGCTCCGGCGCCGCGCCCGACGCCGCGGTCGTCCGGATCGGGTGCGCGCCGCGCACGCTCGCGCCGCTGATCGGGCGGCTGCCGGCGACCGCGGTCACCGCGGGCCTGGCCACCGGGGTCGCCACCGTGACCGTTCCCGCCACCGCGGTCCCCGAGGTGCACGACACCGTCGCGGCCGCAGGCGGCACGAGCGTGCTGCGGGACCGGCCCGCGTCGGCGGAGGTGCCCGCCTGGGGACCGGCCCCCTCGTCCCTGGCCCTGCTGAGGGCCGTCAAGACGCGGCTCGACCCCGACGCCCGGTTCGCCCCCGGCCGCTTCGACCCCTGGATGTGA
- a CDS encoding FAD-linked oxidase C-terminal domain-containing protein, translated as MPLDAPIRAEFVALLGDQDVIDDPVRTRTYECDGLTGNRVVPELVLLPRTADDVAGCVRICARHRIPFVARGAGTGLSGGALPVADGVVIGLNRLNRVLEVDPENRRAVLEPGVTNLEITAAAAPHGLYFAPDPSSQQVCTIGGNVAENSGGAHCLKYGFTTNHVLSVEVVLPDGSLVTLGSDSAEQQGPDLRGVFLGSEGTLGVVTKVTVRLLRTPEVMRTLLADFPSVAAGGQVVSDIVAAGIVPAAVEMMDALAIEAAEGATGAGYSLDTPAALVVELDGTVEECDEQFAQVKEICDRHGCTRLHVAGSPAERAKIWRGRKAAFAAVGRISPDYIVQDGVVPRTRLAEVLERIEQMGSEAGLRVANVFHAGDGNLHPLVLFSAAAGETERAEELSSAIAELCVEMGGSLSGEHGIGTDKACSMPKMFGEEDLAVMDRLRSAFDPDRICNPGKLLPTPRLCGEKPGHYRPHPLEEAGLIERL; from the coding sequence ATGCCCCTGGACGCACCGATCCGTGCCGAGTTCGTGGCCCTGCTGGGTGACCAGGACGTCATCGACGACCCGGTCCGTACCCGCACCTACGAGTGCGACGGGCTGACCGGCAACCGGGTCGTCCCCGAGCTCGTGCTGCTGCCCCGCACCGCCGACGACGTCGCGGGCTGCGTGCGGATCTGCGCCCGGCACCGGATCCCGTTCGTCGCCCGCGGGGCCGGGACGGGGCTCTCCGGCGGCGCGCTGCCGGTGGCGGACGGCGTCGTCATCGGGCTGAACCGGCTGAACCGGGTGCTCGAGGTCGACCCGGAGAACCGGCGGGCCGTGCTGGAGCCGGGCGTGACCAACCTGGAGATCACCGCGGCGGCCGCGCCGCACGGTCTCTACTTCGCGCCCGACCCGTCGTCGCAGCAGGTGTGCACGATCGGCGGGAACGTCGCGGAGAACTCCGGCGGCGCGCACTGCCTCAAGTACGGCTTCACCACCAACCACGTGCTCTCCGTGGAGGTCGTCCTGCCGGACGGCTCGCTGGTCACCCTGGGCTCGGACTCCGCCGAGCAGCAGGGCCCGGACCTGCGCGGGGTGTTCCTCGGCTCGGAGGGCACCCTCGGCGTCGTCACGAAGGTCACCGTGCGGCTCCTGCGCACGCCGGAGGTCATGCGGACCCTGCTCGCGGACTTCCCGTCGGTGGCCGCCGGCGGTCAGGTCGTGTCGGACATCGTCGCCGCCGGGATCGTGCCGGCCGCGGTCGAGATGATGGACGCGCTGGCCATCGAGGCCGCCGAGGGCGCCACCGGCGCCGGGTACTCGCTCGACACGCCCGCGGCGCTGGTCGTCGAGCTCGACGGCACCGTCGAGGAGTGCGACGAGCAGTTCGCCCAGGTCAAGGAGATCTGCGACCGGCACGGCTGCACCCGGCTGCACGTCGCCGGCTCCCCCGCGGAACGGGCGAAGATCTGGCGGGGCCGGAAGGCCGCGTTCGCCGCGGTCGGCCGGATCTCGCCGGACTACATCGTGCAGGACGGCGTCGTGCCCCGGACCCGGCTGGCCGAGGTGCTCGAGCGGATCGAGCAGATGGGCAGCGAGGCCGGCCTGCGGGTCGCGAACGTCTTCCACGCCGGCGACGGCAACCTGCACCCGCTGGTGCTGTTCTCGGCCGCCGCCGGGGAGACCGAGCGCGCCGAGGAGCTGTCGTCGGCGATCGCCGAGCTGTGCGTCGAGATGGGCGGCTCACTGTCCGGCGAGCACGGCATCGGCACCGACAAGGCCTGCTCGATGCCGAAGATGTTCGGTGAGGAGGACCTCGCCGTGATGGACCGGCTCCGCTCCGCGTTCGACCCGGACCGGATCTGCAACCCGGGCAAGCTGCTGCCCACACCGCGGCTGTGCGGCGAGAAGCCCGGGCACTACCGCCCGCACCCCCTGGAGGAGGCCGGCCTGATCGAGCGCCTGTAG
- a CDS encoding malate synthase G translates to MADSSGLQVDPHLKSFVEDELLSDVDLAAEDFWATLARLQERFAPKIATLLAKRDELQAAIDAWHREHGPGSVEDYEKFLADLGYLLPDASPTIDVDRVDPEIAEVAGPQLVVPATVPRYALNAANARWGSLFDAYYGTDALPRDYELARGYDERRGAQVIAGADELLDELFPLARGSHGDVTAYRAGTDGLVADTTNGTVGLADPAQYAGFRPIDADGRGAVLLTRNGMHLEISIDPTTPVGRQHHAGVTDIVLEAAISTIIDLEDSVATVDGEDKTVGYRTWLGLLKGDLTSEFEKGGTTVTRRVNPDRTYTAPDGSELTLPGRSLMLVRNCGHHMTTSAVRTADGQEVAEGVLDLLVTAVAGLYDLQHKGPHTNSRAGSVYIVKPKQHGPEEVALTVEMFGAVEEVLGLEPNTLKVGIMDEEKRTSVNLGACIAEAAQRVIFVNTGFLDRTGDEIHTCFQAGPVLRKGDMRGTTWLQTYEDRNVDVALAAGFSHRAQIGKGMWAKPAAMAEMLEQKIGHPQAGANCAWVPSPTAATLHALHYLRADVHEAQSGLGSRGIADRRGLLVLPLGDPSALSAEEITHELETNAQSILGYVVRWVGMGIGCSTVPDLEGVGLMEDRATLRISAQLVANWMAHGVVDERAVRDTFARMAAVVDDQNAGEPGYSPMAKDLEGSESFQAALELVFTGATEPNGYTERTLTRWRQRAKAGA, encoded by the coding sequence ATGGCCGACAGCTCCGGGCTGCAGGTCGACCCGCACCTGAAGTCGTTCGTCGAGGACGAGCTCCTGTCCGACGTGGATCTGGCCGCCGAGGACTTCTGGGCGACCCTGGCGAGGTTGCAGGAGCGGTTCGCGCCGAAGATCGCCACGCTGCTGGCGAAGCGTGACGAGCTCCAGGCCGCCATCGACGCGTGGCACCGGGAGCACGGGCCGGGCTCGGTGGAGGACTACGAGAAGTTCCTCGCCGATCTCGGCTACCTGCTCCCGGACGCCTCGCCCACGATCGACGTCGACCGGGTCGACCCGGAGATCGCCGAGGTCGCCGGCCCGCAGCTCGTCGTGCCCGCGACCGTCCCGCGCTACGCGCTCAACGCCGCGAACGCCCGCTGGGGCTCGCTGTTCGACGCCTACTACGGCACCGACGCGCTCCCGCGGGACTACGAGCTCGCCCGCGGCTACGACGAGCGCCGCGGCGCCCAGGTCATCGCCGGGGCCGACGAGCTGCTCGACGAGCTGTTCCCGCTCGCGCGCGGGTCGCACGGCGACGTCACCGCCTACCGGGCCGGTACCGACGGGCTCGTCGCGGACACCACGAACGGCACCGTCGGGCTGGCCGACCCCGCGCAGTACGCCGGTTTCCGGCCGATCGACGCCGACGGCCGGGGCGCGGTGCTGCTCACCCGCAACGGGATGCACCTGGAGATCTCGATCGACCCGACCACGCCGGTCGGGCGGCAGCACCACGCCGGGGTCACCGACATCGTGCTCGAGGCCGCGATCAGCACGATCATCGACCTGGAGGACTCGGTCGCGACCGTCGACGGCGAGGACAAGACCGTCGGCTACCGCACCTGGCTCGGGCTGCTGAAGGGCGACCTGACCAGCGAGTTCGAGAAGGGCGGCACGACCGTCACCCGGCGGGTCAACCCGGACCGGACCTACACCGCGCCGGACGGCTCCGAGCTGACCCTGCCCGGCCGCTCGCTGATGCTGGTCCGCAACTGCGGCCACCACATGACGACCAGCGCCGTGCGGACCGCCGACGGCCAGGAGGTCGCCGAGGGCGTCCTCGACCTGCTGGTCACGGCCGTCGCCGGGCTGTACGACCTGCAGCACAAGGGCCCGCACACGAACTCGCGGGCCGGCAGCGTCTACATCGTCAAGCCGAAGCAGCACGGCCCGGAGGAGGTCGCGCTCACCGTCGAGATGTTCGGTGCCGTCGAGGAGGTCCTCGGCCTGGAGCCGAACACCCTCAAGGTCGGCATCATGGACGAGGAGAAGCGCACCTCCGTCAACCTCGGCGCCTGCATCGCCGAGGCCGCCCAGCGGGTGATCTTCGTCAACACCGGCTTCCTGGACCGGACCGGCGACGAGATCCACACCTGCTTCCAGGCCGGCCCGGTGCTGCGCAAGGGCGACATGCGCGGCACCACCTGGCTGCAGACCTACGAGGACCGCAACGTCGACGTCGCGCTCGCGGCCGGGTTCTCGCACCGCGCCCAGATCGGCAAGGGCATGTGGGCCAAGCCCGCCGCGATGGCCGAGATGCTCGAGCAGAAGATCGGTCACCCGCAGGCGGGCGCGAACTGCGCCTGGGTGCCCTCGCCGACCGCGGCCACCCTGCACGCCCTGCACTACCTGCGGGCCGACGTGCACGAGGCGCAGTCCGGGCTCGGCTCGCGGGGGATCGCCGACCGGCGCGGCCTGCTGGTGCTCCCGCTCGGCGACCCCTCGGCGCTGTCCGCCGAGGAGATCACCCACGAGCTGGAGACGAACGCGCAGTCGATCCTCGGCTACGTCGTACGCTGGGTCGGGATGGGCATCGGCTGCTCGACCGTGCCCGACCTGGAGGGCGTGGGGCTGATGGAGGACCGCGCCACCCTGCGGATCTCCGCCCAGCTGGTCGCGAACTGGATGGCCCACGGCGTGGTCGACGAGCGAGCAGTCCGGGACACGTTCGCCCGGATGGCAGCGGTGGTCGACGACCAGAACGCCGGCGAGCCCGGCTACTCGCCCATGGCGAAGGACCTCGAGGGCAGCGAGTCCTTCCAGGCCGCGCTGGAGCTGGTGTTCACCGGCGCGACCGAGCCCAACGGCTACACCGAGCGGACGCTGACCCGCTGGCGTCAGCGCGCCAAGGCCGGCGCCTGA
- a CDS encoding MFS transporter — MKAWVRPAAALFGVGFGANQFSPLMVMYREQGHYSATVVAAFFGVYVLGLAPGLLVGGPASDRWGRRRVLLPATALAIPASLVLALGAVAEPLLYAGRLLIGASMGVAMAVATTWVKELSDDGGGARRAALSLTLGFGAGPLLGGLLAQYAPWPMELPYAVHVLIMVPVVWGLRRGAETVRPGRTRPLWRDLRVPAAAHPRFLRLVVPAAPWVFGAAALSYAVQPALLTGASGAHGLLVATAITVVSLAVGFAAQSAARTIDRRSAHASGRIGLGLVIAGTLVAAGVAATASIPLAFGGAVLLGGGYGFVLLAGLQEVQRIADPEHLAGLTAVFYSITYAGFLLPVVLSALTPLAGYPVLLVAVAAVETVCLVLVWAGARGLRDARRPAVPVGAGS; from the coding sequence GTGAAGGCCTGGGTCCGCCCGGCGGCGGCGCTGTTCGGCGTCGGCTTCGGCGCCAACCAGTTCAGCCCGCTGATGGTCATGTACCGCGAGCAGGGGCACTACTCGGCCACGGTGGTCGCCGCGTTCTTCGGCGTCTACGTGCTCGGCCTCGCGCCCGGGCTGCTCGTCGGCGGGCCGGCGTCGGACCGCTGGGGCCGGCGGCGGGTGCTGCTCCCGGCCACGGCGCTGGCGATCCCGGCGAGCCTGGTGCTGGCGCTCGGGGCCGTCGCCGAACCCCTGCTGTACGCCGGGCGGCTGCTGATCGGCGCGAGCATGGGCGTCGCGATGGCCGTGGCGACCACCTGGGTCAAGGAGCTGTCCGACGACGGCGGCGGGGCCCGCCGGGCCGCGCTCTCCCTCACCCTCGGCTTCGGTGCCGGTCCGCTGCTCGGCGGCCTGCTCGCGCAGTACGCGCCCTGGCCGATGGAGCTGCCGTACGCCGTGCACGTCCTGATCATGGTGCCCGTGGTGTGGGGACTGCGGCGGGGCGCGGAGACCGTGCGGCCGGGCCGCACCCGTCCGCTGTGGCGGGACCTGCGCGTGCCCGCGGCGGCACACCCGCGCTTCCTGAGGCTGGTGGTGCCCGCCGCGCCGTGGGTGTTCGGTGCGGCCGCGCTGTCCTACGCGGTGCAGCCGGCCCTGCTCACCGGCGCGTCCGGGGCGCACGGCCTGCTCGTCGCCACCGCGATCACCGTGGTGAGCCTGGCCGTGGGGTTCGCCGCCCAGTCGGCCGCCCGCACGATCGACCGGCGCTCGGCGCACGCGAGCGGCCGGATCGGGCTCGGCCTGGTGATCGCCGGGACGCTGGTGGCCGCCGGTGTCGCCGCGACGGCGTCGATCCCGCTGGCGTTCGGCGGGGCGGTGCTGCTGGGCGGCGGCTACGGGTTCGTGCTCCTCGCCGGGCTGCAGGAGGTGCAGCGCATCGCCGACCCGGAACACCTGGCCGGGCTGACCGCGGTCTTCTACTCGATCACCTATGCCGGGTTCCTGCTTCCGGTGGTGCTGTCGGCGCTGACCCCGCTGGCCGGGTACCCCGTGCTGCTCGTGGCGGTCGCCGCGGTGGAGACGGTGTGCCTGGTGCTGGTGTGGGCCGGGGCGCGCGGGCTCCGGGACGCGCGCCGGCCGGCGGTGCCGGTGGGCGCCGGTTCGTGA